Part of the Cohnella candidum genome, CGCCATCCAAGTCAAGGTCACTTCCCATCTGTACTGGTGGGAATTCGAATATCCTCAGCTCGGCGTCACCACCGCCCAGGAGCTGGTGGTACCGACCGGCAAGAAGATCAGTTTCGAACTCGTGTCCGCGGACGTGAAGCACTCGTTCTGGATTCCGTCGATCGGCGGCAAAATGGATACGAACCCGGGCATGTCCAACCGGATGTACTTAGAATTCCCGAAGGAAGGCGTATACCGCGGCAAATGCGCCGAGCTCTGCGGTCCTTCCCACGCCTTGATGGACTTCAAAGCGAAATCCGTGAGCCCCGCGTCTTTCGACAAATGGGTCGCCGCGATGAAGGCTCCGGCCGTCATGCCGGCAGACGCGCATATCGCCGAAACGTTCCGCTCCAAGTGCCTCGCTTGCCACGCCGTGGGAGACCAAGGCACGAACGGCGCGCCTAACCTTACCGGTATCGGCGGCCGCCAGACGGTCGCGGGCATCCTGTACAACTCCGACGTCGTTAAAGATCCGCAATCGGAGGATAAAACGGTCGAGGAAAACCTGAAAACATGGATCACGAATCCCCAGAAGGTGAAGCCGGGCAACCAAATGCCGAGCGCGGCCGACAACCAACTGACCCAGGATGAAATCGACGGCATCGCCAAGTATCTGGCCGGCTACA contains:
- the coxB gene encoding cytochrome c oxidase subunit II, which translates into the protein MNRWNVMKRILPLLAGMALLLSACGRSDLSALDPQGPIAQRQYDLMKISISIMTLVVVVVFAICIYVLIKFRRRKGDKTIPKQVEGNHKLEIIWTVVPLILLLILGVPTIQSVFGMAKDYSKDKDAIQVKVTSHLYWWEFEYPQLGVTTAQELVVPTGKKISFELVSADVKHSFWIPSIGGKMDTNPGMSNRMYLEFPKEGVYRGKCAELCGPSHALMDFKAKSVSPASFDKWVAAMKAPAVMPADAHIAETFRSKCLACHAVGDQGTNGAPNLTGIGGRQTVAGILYNSDVVKDPQSEDKTVEENLKTWITNPQKVKPGNQMPSAADNQLTQDEIDGIAKYLAGYKLDY